Proteins from one Deltaproteobacteria bacterium genomic window:
- a CDS encoding transglutaminase family protein has translation MDKRIIGITMAETPETEFQGQQTETDSSLAIYLAATPTVETNHPDIVSFAAKYASGASDHVEAAVRLYYAIRDGIRYDPYTFFVSVQSFEASQTLRAGRAWCVPKAILLAACCRALGIPARLGFADVRNHLSTERMRQMMRTDIFYWHGYTSLYLEGRWVRATPAFNIQLCRKFNLLPLEFDGRSDSLFHSFDAAGNRHMEYIHYRGEFADTPIESMFTTFRELYPGLWRAEGQDIGAWADFEQDVEAETKG, from the coding sequence GTGGACAAACGAATAATTGGAATCACGATGGCAGAAACACCCGAGACTGAATTTCAAGGCCAGCAAACCGAAACCGATTCCAGCCTCGCCATTTATCTGGCCGCTACCCCCACCGTCGAAACCAACCACCCTGATATAGTATCATTCGCCGCGAAATACGCCTCCGGGGCGAGCGATCACGTCGAAGCCGCAGTCCGCCTCTACTACGCGATACGCGATGGCATCCGATACGACCCCTACACTTTCTTTGTATCGGTACAGAGCTTCGAGGCGAGCCAAACCCTTAGAGCCGGACGTGCCTGGTGCGTTCCGAAGGCGATTCTGCTCGCGGCCTGCTGCCGCGCACTGGGTATCCCGGCGAGGCTCGGCTTTGCCGATGTCCGTAACCACCTTTCCACGGAGCGCATGCGACAGATGATGCGGACAGATATCTTCTACTGGCATGGATACACCTCGCTCTACCTTGAGGGGCGGTGGGTCAGGGCCACGCCGGCGTTCAATATCCAGCTCTGCCGGAAGTTCAACCTTCTTCCCCTGGAGTTCGACGGACGATCGGACTCGCTCTTCCATTCCTTTGATGCGGCGGGCAATCGGCACATGGAGTACATCCATTACCGGGGAGAGTTTGCCGATACACCGATCGAAAGTATGTTCACCACGTTCCGGGAACTCTACCCCGGCTTATGGCGTGCAGAAGGACAGGATATCGGCGCTTGGGCCGACTTCGAGCAGGATGTGGAAGCCGAGACGAAAGGATGA
- a CDS encoding enoyl-CoA hydratase/isomerase family protein, which translates to MKFCSVQRGLSIIAKILADGIERKLFTPAQVKEIQSRITGTTDLNAVADADLVIEAVFEDKKVKSELFAKLDKICSAQTILATNTSSFFVKDFACKTSRPDRFIGFHYFYHPAKNRLLEVIPHATTSRETIERSLLAAKLHGKTAILVKDAPGFAVNRFFVPFLNEAARLLGEGVANIATIDEAAKRAFNIGMGAFELMNVTGIPIAVHSSTTLGNELGPFYATAAALKAQMDKNALWDLSGAVDESKIQAVSDRLYGVCFGVAAALVGEGVATMEDTDRGAKIGLRWSLGPFELMNQIGVERAYDLVSAITKKYPDFKMPDLLAKQKSTGKPFVFSYVDLEEKGPVAYITINRPEAMNAFNEAIFAQLADRFAKAENNPAIKAIVFRGAGKTFIAGADIRYFVEKIKAGRIADIIAFTRKGHELLLRVENSKKLTIALMDGLSLGGGTEFALSCQAIISTSATTMALPETGIGIYPGLGGMLRLTRQIGPELARYFTFTGATISAQDASELGIVTALVEPGEIDQAIENLLTKGKPDKYRKRDVPVRFQARAQLCSPGNVAQLLARKQPAGGDGELAAKTLKAMSYKAPLALKFADEIISQQNGKSIPEAVEIELGSLQKIFSTSDALEGLSSLGRKKPEYKGI; encoded by the coding sequence TTGAAATTTTGTTCTGTCCAGCGAGGTCTGTCCATCATCGCGAAGATTCTTGCCGATGGCATAGAGCGTAAGCTTTTTACCCCCGCCCAGGTTAAGGAAATACAATCCCGCATCACCGGCACAACAGACCTTAATGCGGTCGCTGATGCCGACCTGGTAATCGAGGCTGTTTTCGAAGACAAGAAAGTAAAGTCGGAGCTGTTCGCCAAGCTGGATAAGATTTGTTCGGCGCAAACAATCCTGGCCACGAATACATCCAGCTTTTTCGTGAAGGACTTTGCCTGTAAGACATCACGTCCCGATCGGTTTATCGGCTTTCATTATTTCTATCATCCGGCCAAAAACCGCCTGCTGGAAGTTATCCCCCACGCAACAACGAGCCGGGAAACCATTGAGAGGTCTCTCCTGGCGGCAAAACTGCATGGAAAAACGGCTATCCTCGTGAAAGATGCGCCGGGATTTGCCGTCAACCGTTTTTTTGTCCCCTTCCTGAACGAAGCGGCGCGTCTGCTCGGGGAAGGCGTGGCCAATATCGCCACGATAGATGAAGCTGCTAAACGGGCCTTCAATATCGGCATGGGGGCGTTCGAGCTCATGAATGTCACGGGCATCCCGATAGCGGTCCATTCTTCCACTACCCTCGGCAACGAGCTGGGCCCCTTTTATGCTACGGCGGCCGCCCTGAAAGCCCAGATGGATAAGAATGCACTCTGGGATTTATCCGGCGCCGTTGATGAATCCAAAATACAAGCGGTGAGCGACAGATTATATGGCGTCTGCTTCGGGGTAGCCGCGGCGCTGGTTGGCGAAGGCGTGGCCACCATGGAAGACACGGACCGGGGCGCCAAGATCGGGCTGCGCTGGTCGCTGGGCCCCTTTGAACTAATGAATCAGATTGGTGTTGAACGCGCTTACGACTTAGTCTCCGCCATAACGAAAAAGTACCCGGATTTTAAAATGCCTGACCTGCTGGCAAAGCAGAAAAGTACCGGTAAGCCCTTTGTTTTCAGTTATGTTGATCTGGAGGAAAAAGGCCCGGTTGCCTATATCACCATCAACAGACCGGAGGCGATGAACGCGTTTAACGAAGCTATTTTTGCCCAACTGGCAGACCGGTTTGCCAAGGCGGAAAACAACCCGGCAATAAAGGCCATCGTGTTTCGGGGCGCCGGCAAAACTTTCATTGCCGGGGCGGACATCCGTTACTTTGTGGAAAAGATCAAGGCCGGCAGGATTGCCGATATAATTGCCTTCACGAGAAAAGGGCACGAGCTGTTGCTGAGAGTCGAAAATTCAAAGAAATTGACCATCGCCCTGATGGATGGGCTTTCTCTGGGCGGGGGCACGGAATTCGCTCTGTCGTGCCAAGCCATAATTTCCACGTCAGCCACCACCATGGCTTTGCCCGAAACAGGCATCGGCATCTATCCCGGTCTGGGCGGGATGCTACGCCTCACGCGTCAGATCGGCCCGGAGCTGGCCAGATATTTCACCTTTACCGGCGCCACCATCAGCGCCCAAGACGCCTCCGAGCTGGGCATCGTCACGGCATTGGTAGAGCCGGGCGAAATAGATCAGGCGATCGAAAATCTGCTGACGAAAGGCAAGCCGGACAAATACCGCAAGCGCGATGTGCCCGTGCGGTTTCAGGCAAGGGCCCAGCTTTGCAGCCCGGGCAATGTTGCCCAACTGCTCGCCCGGAAGCAGCCCGCCGGAGGCGATGGTGAACTCGCCGCTAAGACTCTTAAAGCTATGAGTTACAAAGCTCCCTTGGCACTGAAGTTCGCCGACGAAATCATTAGTCAACAGAACGGAAAGTCTATTCCGGAGGCGGTGGAAATTGAGCTGGGCAGTCTGCAAAAAATATTTTCTACCAGCGACGCACTGGAAGGACTTTCCTCACTGGGAAGAAAAAAACCAGAGTATAAAGGTATTTAG
- the selB gene encoding selenocysteine-specific translation elongation factor gives MKHIILGTAGHVDHGKTSLVKALTGIDTDRLKEEKERGITIELGFASLTLPDGRLLGLVDVPGHERFIKHMVAGAGGIDMVVLVIAADEGVMPQTKEHLHICSLLGIKKGLVALTKTDIVEPSWLELVTDDVREYLQGTFLASAPLVPVSAANGEGLPELLQAISNVTDQIEDDYDNGIFRLPIDRVFTMKGFGTVVTGTLLSGSLRVGEEVAILPGQIMAKVRGLQVHNRQVEEAEAGQRTAVNLQGIEKAAILRGDVLAHPATLSPSRRLDVSLEYLPAAGKKLKNRALVRLHVGASELITRVVLMDQDELEPGENAFAQLVLESPAVVMTRDRFVIRSYSPMTTIGGGMILDSQAVKHKRHLEQTGDDFRVLRDGTDQERTAVMLARAGLTGITMRQLAVRTGLHQTMMKNILAEMFAKKQAVLIDKEETRALAFGLYKGLQARIMSQTKLYHEKFPLKEGLQKEELKNSLGRPVSAKLFHLVMQDMEKGGGLVVEREHVRLAGHAVDLSGEQEDLRGALARVYLDAALTPPSVKEVMAKFADRKAQIDNVLGVMLKEGLLVKISADLFFHSAVIQKLRNDYKGLLIREEKANPASFKELTGLSRKFIIPLMEYFDMTKLTIRAGEYRLLRDKAENNQ, from the coding sequence ATGAAACATATTATTCTGGGCACGGCCGGGCATGTAGATCACGGCAAGACATCGCTCGTCAAGGCTCTCACCGGCATAGATACGGACCGACTCAAGGAAGAGAAGGAACGCGGCATTACCATTGAGTTGGGATTTGCCTCCCTCACCCTTCCCGATGGCCGATTGCTCGGGCTCGTGGATGTGCCGGGTCATGAGCGCTTCATAAAACACATGGTGGCCGGCGCCGGCGGCATTGATATGGTGGTCCTGGTGATTGCCGCCGACGAAGGGGTGATGCCGCAGACGAAAGAGCATCTGCATATCTGTTCCCTGCTGGGTATTAAAAAGGGCCTGGTCGCCCTCACGAAGACAGATATTGTTGAGCCATCCTGGCTGGAGCTCGTCACCGATGACGTCCGGGAATATCTGCAAGGCACATTCCTAGCCTCTGCCCCGCTGGTTCCGGTTTCCGCAGCCAACGGCGAAGGGTTGCCGGAACTTCTGCAGGCAATCTCGAACGTTACTGATCAAATAGAGGATGATTACGACAATGGCATCTTCCGGCTCCCGATTGACCGGGTCTTTACCATGAAAGGTTTTGGCACGGTTGTGACGGGCACGTTATTGTCGGGGAGTCTCCGCGTGGGAGAGGAAGTGGCCATCCTGCCCGGCCAGATCATGGCGAAAGTGCGGGGCTTGCAGGTGCATAACCGGCAGGTGGAGGAAGCCGAAGCGGGGCAGAGGACCGCCGTGAATTTGCAGGGGATAGAAAAGGCGGCGATTCTAAGAGGCGATGTGCTGGCCCATCCCGCTACCCTGAGCCCGTCGCGTCGCCTGGATGTCAGCCTCGAATATCTGCCTGCCGCCGGCAAAAAATTAAAGAACCGGGCGCTGGTCAGATTGCACGTGGGCGCCAGTGAGCTTATTACCCGCGTGGTATTGATGGACCAGGACGAACTGGAGCCGGGGGAAAATGCCTTTGCCCAGTTAGTGCTCGAATCACCGGCCGTGGTCATGACGCGGGACCGCTTTGTTATCAGGAGCTATTCTCCCATGACGACGATTGGTGGGGGCATGATTCTTGATTCCCAGGCCGTGAAGCATAAACGACATCTGGAGCAGACAGGGGACGATTTTCGCGTCCTCCGTGATGGCACAGATCAGGAACGAACGGCCGTGATGCTGGCCAGGGCGGGTCTGACAGGGATTACCATGCGGCAACTCGCCGTACGAACCGGGCTCCACCAGACAATGATGAAAAACATTCTGGCCGAAATGTTTGCCAAAAAACAGGCCGTCCTGATTGATAAAGAAGAAACACGGGCTCTGGCCTTCGGCCTTTATAAAGGCCTTCAAGCGCGGATCATGTCGCAGACGAAGTTGTATCATGAGAAATTTCCTTTGAAAGAGGGGCTGCAAAAAGAGGAATTGAAGAACTCCCTGGGACGCCCGGTCAGCGCCAAGCTTTTCCATTTGGTTATGCAGGACATGGAAAAAGGCGGTGGGCTGGTAGTCGAAAGGGAGCATGTCCGACTTGCCGGGCATGCCGTTGACTTGTCCGGCGAACAGGAGGACCTGCGCGGGGCCTTGGCCCGCGTTTACCTGGATGCGGCGCTGACACCGCCCTCCGTCAAGGAAGTAATGGCAAAATTTGCCGACCGGAAGGCGCAAATTGATAACGTCTTGGGAGTGATGCTCAAGGAAGGACTGCTTGTAAAAATCAGCGCGGATTTATTTTTTCACAGCGCGGTCATTCAAAAACTGAGGAATGATTACAAGGGCTTGCTGATCCGGGAGGAGAAGGCCAACCCGGCGAGCTTCAAGGAACTTACCGGCCTGTCCCGAAAATTTATTATTCCTCTCATGGAATATTTCGACATGACCAAGCTGACCATCCGGGCGGGCGAGTATCGCCTCCTGAGAGACAAAGCAGAGAACAATCAGTAA
- a CDS encoding ankyrin repeat domain-containing protein, protein MDNVKVLVDHGADVRYLYGNKQSALFYAAARRRFEIARILMAKGSDSCLLANNG, encoded by the coding sequence TTGGATAACGTAAAAGTTTTGGTTGACCATGGAGCGGATGTCCGTTATCTTTACGGCAATAAGCAAAGCGCCCTGTTTTATGCAGCAGCTCGCAGGCGCTTTGAGATCGCACGGATTTTGATGGCGAAGGGAAGCGATTCTTGCCTTCTAGCCAACAATGGATAA
- a CDS encoding type II toxin-antitoxin system RelE/ParE family toxin, which produces MTTYQSNSFAQKVKKMLKQEKEFLDQEVLKISQNPSLGEEKKGDLAGVFVHKFKINTMQYLLAYRKVGQDLELVMIGPHENYYRDLKQYLKS; this is translated from the coding sequence ATGACAACATACCAGTCAAACTCTTTCGCCCAGAAGGTAAAGAAGATGCTGAAACAGGAAAAAGAATTCCTGGATCAGGAGGTGCTAAAAATCTCTCAGAACCCTTCGCTTGGAGAAGAGAAGAAGGGAGACCTTGCGGGAGTATTCGTCCATAAGTTCAAGATAAATACCATGCAATATCTTCTTGCCTATCGAAAGGTCGGCCAAGACCTGGAGTTGGTTATGATTGGTCCCCACGAAAACTACTATCGGGATTTGAAGCAGTATCTGAAAAGCTGA
- a CDS encoding HD domain-containing protein has protein sequence MEKKNIYIRDIKSGDKVGDYFLVAEKNLAFSQKGAPYLNVRLKDKTGELDGKIWDNAREWDKAFKKGDIVRIEARSANYKNVIQLSIMELKKAADEDITLSDYLPAARRDGGEMLAELMIIVESVDNPHLKALLNAFFRDEEIADLFKRAPAAKGFHHIYLGGLLEHTLSVARLLDLACAQYEGIDRDLLLTGGILHDIGKIYELSYGRTVDYTDEGRLVGHIVMGAEMVDKRIAALEDFPAHLALKLRHVMLSHHGDLEYGSPKRPKTVEALIVHFMDDLDAKVNAFQEFIAAAPDDESGWTPYHRLLERFIYRNKA, from the coding sequence GTGGAGAAAAAAAATATATATATTCGTGACATCAAGTCGGGAGACAAGGTCGGAGATTATTTCCTGGTGGCGGAAAAAAACCTGGCCTTTTCCCAGAAGGGTGCGCCTTATCTCAATGTGCGCCTCAAAGACAAAACGGGGGAGCTCGACGGCAAGATATGGGATAATGCCCGGGAATGGGACAAGGCCTTCAAAAAGGGCGACATTGTCCGTATTGAAGCGCGCTCGGCAAATTATAAGAACGTAATCCAGCTCTCCATCATGGAGCTGAAAAAAGCGGCCGATGAGGACATCACCCTGAGCGACTATCTCCCCGCCGCCAGAAGGGATGGGGGGGAGATGCTGGCCGAACTGATGATCATTGTGGAAAGCGTGGACAACCCGCACCTGAAAGCCTTATTGAACGCCTTTTTCCGGGATGAGGAGATAGCTGATCTTTTTAAAAGGGCGCCGGCGGCGAAAGGCTTTCATCACATCTATCTCGGCGGTCTCCTGGAGCATACCCTTTCGGTGGCTCGCCTCCTCGACCTGGCCTGCGCCCAGTATGAAGGCATTGACCGGGACTTGCTGCTGACAGGCGGCATCCTGCATGATATCGGCAAAATTTATGAATTATCCTATGGCCGGACCGTTGATTATACCGATGAGGGCCGCCTGGTTGGACATATTGTCATGGGAGCTGAGATGGTGGATAAGCGGATCGCCGCGCTGGAAGATTTCCCCGCTCACCTGGCGCTGAAGTTAAGGCATGTAATGCTTAGCCATCACGGAGATTTGGAGTATGGTTCGCCGAAGCGCCCCAAGACCGTGGAGGCCCTGATCGTCCATTTTATGGACGACCTTGATGCCAAGGTAAACGCCTTTCAGGAATTCATTGCGGCGGCCCCCGATGATGAATCCGGCTGGACCCCTTATCATCGCTTGCTGGAGCGGTTTATTTACAGAAACAAGGCATGA
- a CDS encoding TRAP transporter small permease, whose protein sequence is MKGFINVIKGICSLLNVIAGISLTFLMLLTIADVVLRFCKMPVRGTYEMVAYAGAIVIGFSLPITSWMRGHIFVDFLVLKFSKPVQNIINLTTRCVVIVLFLLIGWNLMKYGMDLFQSGEVTTTLRLPFYPIAYGVGLCCFMECLVMVGDIYKILGGEYE, encoded by the coding sequence ATGAAAGGATTCATCAACGTTATCAAGGGAATATGTAGTTTGCTGAATGTTATCGCCGGGATCAGCCTGACATTTCTCATGCTCTTGACCATTGCTGACGTAGTCTTAAGGTTTTGCAAGATGCCTGTTCGCGGCACCTATGAAATGGTGGCTTATGCCGGCGCCATTGTCATCGGCTTTTCCCTGCCAATCACCTCCTGGATGAGAGGGCATATCTTCGTTGACTTTCTGGTTTTGAAATTTTCCAAGCCAGTCCAGAACATCATTAACCTGACCACCAGATGCGTCGTCATCGTGTTATTCCTGCTGATCGGTTGGAACCTCATGAAATACGGCATGGATCTTTTCCAATCGGGTGAAGTCACGACCACTCTGCGGCTCCCCTTTTACCCGATTGCCTACGGAGTGGGCCTGTGCTGCTTTATGGAGTGTCTGGTCATGGTCGGCGACATCTACAAGATACTGGGAGGCGAATATGAATGA
- the iorA gene encoding indolepyruvate ferredoxin oxidoreductase subunit alpha codes for MHKLLTNNSGEKILLLGNEAIARGAIEAGLAFAATYPGTPSSEISLNLFQVAQESALYFEYSTNEMVALEVAAAAANSGVRSMCIMKHVGLNVAADALMTLAYVGVKGGMVIVTADDPAMFSSQNEQDNRYYGKLSGLPILEPSSVGEAKEMLSYAFDLSEKLQEPVIFRTTTRLNHSTGIVELGKIKKPKVKGTYTKDPLNYVTVPAVSRKLHVKLLKNIAAATALADKSSYNFVVGRGDYGIICNGVSYAYVTDALKDLKLASKVRVLRIGFSHPLPGNLIKKFLRDCKKILIVEEGEPYMEESVKAFAQEEKLTLTIKGKDDDLFSRLYEYDPALVRQCVARYFEVAYKAPKPLDLSNVPELPQRPPTLCAGCSHRATFYAVKKAAAELGMDTICPNDIGCYTLGFLAPLSMGDFVICMGSSVGTAGGFSKVNGDKKVIAFIGDSTFFHSGIPGLINGVFNNHNFTLVILDNGITAMTGHQPNPGVDMSEFNLTGYGRVVIEDVVKALGVPHITVIKPYKIKKSMEAIKEALSFKGVSVIIAKEMCTLYAKSLKKAQGKPFYISDKCKNHRTCVNELACPAFFIKNNRVQIDPIQCVGCTICAQICPENAILPIKDK; via the coding sequence ATGCATAAACTTTTAACGAATAATTCAGGCGAAAAAATACTCCTCTTGGGAAACGAAGCTATTGCCAGGGGAGCGATCGAGGCGGGACTTGCGTTTGCGGCCACTTACCCGGGAACGCCCTCCTCGGAAATCTCACTCAACCTGTTCCAGGTAGCCCAGGAAAGCGCCCTCTACTTCGAATACAGCACCAATGAAATGGTGGCGCTGGAAGTAGCGGCGGCGGCGGCGAATTCAGGCGTGCGCAGCATGTGCATCATGAAACATGTGGGGCTCAATGTGGCCGCCGATGCCCTGATGACCTTGGCATATGTAGGCGTCAAGGGCGGAATGGTCATCGTCACTGCCGATGATCCCGCCATGTTTTCCAGTCAGAACGAACAGGACAACCGCTACTACGGCAAACTCTCCGGGTTGCCGATTCTGGAGCCCTCGTCGGTGGGGGAAGCAAAGGAAATGCTCTCCTATGCCTTCGATCTTTCGGAAAAACTGCAGGAGCCGGTGATTTTCAGAACGACCACCCGGCTCAACCACTCTACGGGCATCGTTGAGTTAGGCAAAATTAAAAAACCAAAGGTCAAGGGTACTTATACCAAAGACCCGTTAAACTACGTTACCGTGCCGGCTGTGTCGAGAAAGCTGCATGTCAAGCTGCTGAAGAACATCGCTGCCGCCACCGCTCTGGCCGACAAGTCGAGCTATAATTTTGTGGTCGGCCGGGGTGATTACGGCATCATCTGCAACGGGGTGAGTTATGCTTACGTAACCGACGCCCTCAAGGACTTGAAACTGGCAAGTAAGGTCCGGGTGCTGCGCATTGGTTTTTCCCATCCCCTGCCGGGAAATTTAATCAAGAAATTTTTGCGGGATTGCAAAAAGATTTTAATCGTGGAAGAAGGCGAACCCTACATGGAGGAATCCGTCAAGGCCTTTGCCCAGGAAGAGAAGCTTACTCTGACGATCAAGGGCAAGGACGATGATCTTTTCTCCCGTCTTTATGAGTATGATCCCGCTCTGGTCAGGCAGTGCGTCGCCCGGTATTTCGAGGTTGCCTACAAGGCGCCCAAACCGCTTGACCTCTCCAACGTTCCGGAACTTCCCCAGCGTCCACCCACCCTTTGCGCGGGATGCTCTCACCGGGCCACATTTTACGCCGTTAAAAAAGCGGCCGCCGAGCTGGGGATGGATACCATCTGCCCCAACGACATCGGCTGCTACACCCTCGGGTTCCTGGCCCCTCTCAGCATGGGCGATTTCGTCATCTGCATGGGCTCATCCGTAGGCACAGCCGGCGGTTTTTCCAAGGTAAACGGTGATAAAAAGGTCATCGCCTTCATCGGGGATTCAACGTTCTTTCACTCGGGCATACCGGGCCTGATCAATGGAGTCTTCAATAACCACAACTTTACCTTAGTTATCCTTGATAACGGCATCACGGCCATGACGGGCCACCAGCCGAATCCGGGGGTTGACATGAGTGAGTTCAATCTGACCGGTTACGGGCGCGTGGTCATTGAAGACGTAGTGAAGGCCCTGGGAGTTCCACACATCACGGTGATCAAGCCTTATAAAATCAAAAAGAGTATGGAAGCTATCAAGGAAGCCCTGAGTTTTAAAGGTGTTTCCGTGATCATTGCCAAGGAGATGTGCACCCTCTATGCCAAGAGTCTGAAAAAAGCGCAGGGAAAGCCTTTTTACATCAGTGACAAATGCAAGAATCACCGAACCTGCGTCAATGAACTTGCCTGTCCGGCGTTCTTCATAAAGAATAACCGGGTCCAGATAGACCCGATCCAGTGTGTCGGGTGCACGATATGCGCGCAGATTTGCCCGGAAAATGCGATTTTGCCAATAAAAGACAAGTAA
- a CDS encoding TRAP transporter substrate-binding protein, whose translation MKHFKMVPFTLVAVMVGILFSTTAFAVTKLNYSIFFPAPHKNSVLATEWGKEIEKRTKGEVVVTMFYGGTLTPADKCYDGVVKGISDIGSSVFSYTMGKFPLTEVLDLPMGSKTAATATRMVNDYYNKFKPKELEEVQIMYLHAHGPGIIHNKSKAIATLEDLKGMKIRATGTTGKLVSHLGATAVGMPMGETYDAISRGVAEGVACPVETLQGWKIGEVVKYTTQNFGTAYNISFFVAMNKSKWNALTPEIRKIIEKINEEWIVKTGQAWDDIDKSGYDFYQKQGGKITTLSKTEEARWIKAVQPMFEEYVKEKTAKGLPAKEALKFCQDRLLQLQK comes from the coding sequence ATGAAACACTTTAAGATGGTGCCTTTCACTCTCGTTGCAGTAATGGTAGGCATTTTATTTTCCACAACGGCCTTTGCAGTAACAAAGCTCAATTACTCAATATTCTTCCCTGCACCTCACAAAAATAGCGTATTGGCTACGGAATGGGGTAAAGAGATCGAGAAAAGGACCAAGGGAGAGGTTGTGGTCACGATGTTTTACGGTGGTACGCTGACCCCGGCCGACAAGTGCTACGATGGCGTGGTTAAAGGTATTTCGGACATCGGTAGCTCGGTATTTTCTTATACGATGGGCAAGTTTCCTCTGACGGAGGTCCTCGACCTGCCCATGGGATCCAAGACCGCCGCTACGGCCACCCGCATGGTTAATGATTATTACAACAAATTCAAGCCTAAAGAGTTGGAAGAAGTGCAGATAATGTACCTGCACGCCCATGGCCCCGGAATCATCCATAACAAATCCAAAGCTATCGCCACACTTGAGGACCTCAAGGGCATGAAGATCCGGGCCACCGGCACCACCGGCAAGCTTGTAAGTCACCTCGGCGCCACAGCCGTGGGTATGCCCATGGGTGAAACTTACGATGCCATCAGCAGAGGCGTGGCCGAAGGTGTGGCGTGCCCTGTGGAGACGCTGCAGGGATGGAAAATCGGTGAAGTCGTAAAATATACGACTCAGAACTTCGGTACGGCCTATAACATCTCATTCTTTGTGGCGATGAATAAAAGCAAATGGAATGCGCTGACTCCCGAGATCCGGAAAATCATCGAAAAGATCAATGAGGAGTGGATTGTCAAGACCGGACAGGCCTGGGATGATATAGACAAGTCCGGCTATGATTTTTACCAGAAGCAGGGCGGCAAAATTACCACGCTTTCCAAAACGGAAGAAGCCAGATGGATCAAGGCGGTACAGCCCATGTTTGAAGAATATGTAAAAGAAAAGACGGCCAAGGGTCTGCCGGCAAAGGAGGCTTTGAAATTCTGCCAGGATCGCCTGCTGCAACTGCAGAAATAG